A genomic window from Flavobacterium johnsoniae includes:
- the prfA gene encoding peptide chain release factor 1, which translates to MLDRLQYVKQRFDEISDLIIQPDVISDQKRYKLLNQEYKSIKALVDKREEYILVLANIDEANEIIADGSDADMVEMAKMQLDEAKERLPELEDEIKFMLIPKDPEDAKNVMVEIRAGTGGDEASIFAGDLFRMYTKYCESMGWRTSVVDMNEGTSGGFKEVIFEVTGEDVYGTLKFEAGVHRVQRVPQTETQGRVHTSAATVMVLPEAEEFDVQVDMNDVRVDFFCSSGPGGQSVNTTKSAVRLTHIPTGLVAQCQDEKSQHKNKDKALMVLRSRLYEMELAKKQEEDAKKRSSQVSSGDRSAKIRTYNYAQGRVTDHRVGLTLYDLGNIMNGDIQKIVAELQLVNNMEKLKEASEVY; encoded by the coding sequence ATGTTAGATAGACTTCAATATGTAAAGCAGCGTTTTGATGAGATTTCGGATTTGATTATTCAGCCGGATGTTATTTCTGATCAAAAACGATATAAGCTACTCAACCAAGAATATAAAAGCATTAAAGCTTTGGTTGATAAAAGAGAAGAATACATTCTTGTTTTAGCCAATATTGACGAAGCAAACGAAATTATTGCTGACGGTAGCGATGCCGATATGGTGGAAATGGCTAAAATGCAGTTGGATGAAGCAAAAGAACGTTTGCCAGAATTGGAGGATGAAATCAAATTTATGTTGATTCCTAAAGATCCTGAAGATGCTAAAAACGTTATGGTGGAGATTCGCGCGGGAACGGGTGGAGATGAAGCGAGTATTTTTGCAGGTGACTTATTCAGAATGTATACAAAATATTGCGAAAGCATGGGGTGGAGAACTTCTGTTGTAGATATGAATGAAGGTACTTCGGGTGGTTTCAAAGAGGTTATTTTTGAAGTTACTGGAGAAGATGTTTACGGAACTTTGAAGTTTGAAGCTGGTGTACACCGTGTACAACGTGTTCCGCAAACTGAAACGCAAGGTCGTGTACATACGTCGGCGGCTACGGTTATGGTTTTGCCAGAAGCGGAGGAGTTTGATGTTCAGGTTGATATGAACGATGTTCGTGTGGATTTCTTCTGTTCGTCTGGACCTGGTGGACAGTCGGTAAATACAACGAAATCGGCTGTACGTTTAACGCACATTCCAACTGGATTGGTAGCGCAATGTCAGGACGAGAAATCGCAACATAAGAATAAAGATAAAGCTTTAATGGTATTACGTTCTCGATTGTACGAAATGGAATTAGCCAAAAAGCAAGAGGAAGATGCTAAAAAACGTAGTTCTCAGGTAAGTTCTGGAGACCGTTCGGCAAAAATCCGTACGTATAACTATGCGCAAGGTCGCGTAACTGATCACCGTGTTGGTTTAACGCTTTACGATTTAGGAAATATCATGAATGGTGATATTCAGAAAATTGTTGCCGAGTTACAATTGGTAAACAATATGGAGAAATTGAAAGAAGCTTCGGAAGTTTACTAA
- a CDS encoding DUF5723 family protein, with product MKKTLLLLCFFGSFFYARSQSYFGFRDDNYAGIQSAIFNPSAIAASKYSADVTLFSASGTGQNDLYSVNFASILDGSYDFDTEANKNFKSNNRGNFNIDVLGPSVMFNITPVHSMAIFTRVRSITNIVDVNGQLVDEVNKDTDFSNSFMIQGGNPNGVTNSWAEIGASYATVLLDRDDNFIKGGITVKYLMAGVNGYLNGNDISVAFNRNNANPQQSEYYSTGTLRTAASYDYDNGEDPKFDAGSAGVGVDLGFTYEYQTNCHTCIGNRYKFKLAASITDIGKLNYKNVVENTYNLNGRVTQDDIESADNIFEFFNANYTKVSSRKGIQANLPTALHTNFDWNINQKFYLNLSTDFSLVDAKKVNGTAIANSVSFTPRYETRQFSFYVPVTYMQYSGTQIGAGFRAGPLFVGSGTLFTNLFSNSSKGCNIYAGLKIPIYQNYN from the coding sequence ATGAAGAAAACTTTACTTTTATTATGCTTCTTTGGAAGCTTTTTTTATGCGCGATCGCAATCGTATTTCGGATTTAGAGATGACAATTATGCGGGAATTCAGTCGGCAATTTTTAATCCGTCTGCTATTGCAGCTTCAAAGTACAGCGCCGATGTTACTCTTTTTTCTGCGAGCGGAACAGGTCAGAATGATTTGTACAGTGTGAATTTTGCCAGCATTTTAGACGGCAGTTACGATTTTGACACCGAAGCTAATAAAAACTTTAAATCGAACAATAGAGGAAACTTTAATATCGATGTTTTAGGACCGTCTGTTATGTTCAATATTACGCCTGTGCATAGTATGGCGATTTTTACTCGCGTGCGTAGCATTACCAATATCGTAGATGTAAACGGACAGCTTGTAGATGAGGTAAATAAGGATACGGATTTTTCTAACAGCTTTATGATTCAAGGCGGAAATCCGAATGGTGTTACCAATTCTTGGGCAGAAATCGGAGCAAGTTATGCAACAGTTTTGCTAGATCGCGACGATAATTTTATAAAAGGAGGAATTACCGTAAAATACTTAATGGCAGGAGTAAACGGTTACCTTAACGGAAATGACATCAGCGTAGCATTCAACAGAAATAATGCTAATCCGCAACAAAGTGAATATTATTCTACGGGAACTTTAAGAACAGCTGCAAGTTACGATTATGATAATGGCGAAGATCCGAAATTCGATGCTGGTTCTGCTGGCGTAGGAGTTGATTTGGGTTTTACTTATGAATATCAAACTAATTGCCATACTTGTATTGGAAATAGATATAAGTTTAAATTAGCAGCTTCTATTACCGATATCGGAAAATTGAATTATAAAAATGTTGTAGAGAATACTTATAACTTAAACGGAAGAGTAACGCAAGATGATATAGAAAGTGCCGATAATATTTTTGAATTCTTCAACGCAAATTATACTAAAGTTTCGTCGAGAAAAGGAATTCAGGCAAATCTTCCAACGGCTTTGCATACTAACTTTGATTGGAATATCAACCAGAAATTTTACTTGAATTTAAGCACTGATTTTAGTTTAGTTGATGCTAAAAAAGTAAACGGAACTGCAATTGCCAATTCGGTAAGTTTTACGCCAAGATACGAAACAAGACAATTTAGTTTCTATGTTCCCGTAACTTACATGCAATATAGCGGAACGCAAATTGGAGCAGGTTTTAGAGCTGGACCTTTATTTGTGGGTTCTGGAACTCTTTTTACTAATTTGTTTTCAAACTCTTCTAAAGGATGCAATATTTACGCAGGTTTGAAAATTCCGATTTATCAAAATTATAATTAA
- a CDS encoding YtxH domain-containing protein: MKASSTILGILGAAAAGAFIGVLFAPDKGSNTRKKIKDKSKDYGDNLKTKFDNVVNTITSNGKEILEEGKSKLNQVKEDYNTLKDDVKTVKSNY, encoded by the coding sequence ATGAAAGCAAGTAGCACAATTTTAGGAATATTAGGAGCCGCAGCGGCGGGAGCATTTATTGGAGTATTGTTTGCACCAGACAAAGGTTCTAACACTAGAAAAAAAATCAAAGATAAATCGAAAGATTACGGAGATAACCTTAAAACAAAATTTGATAACGTAGTAAACACTATCACTTCAAACGGTAAAGAAATTCTTGAAGAAGGAAAATCTAAATTAAACCAAGTGAAAGAGGATTACAACACCTTGAAAGATGATGTTAAAACAGTAAAATCAAACTATTAA
- a CDS encoding lmo0937 family membrane protein → MSNLLYTIAVILVILWALGFFVYSFGSIIHILLVIAIIAILLRLIKGREI, encoded by the coding sequence ATGTCAAATTTATTATATACAATCGCGGTTATTCTGGTAATACTTTGGGCTTTAGGGTTCTTTGTTTACAGTTTCGGAAGCATTATCCATATACTGTTAGTTATTGCCATTATTGCCATTCTTCTTAGACTTATTAAAGGTCGAGAAATTTAA
- a CDS encoding porin family protein, whose protein sequence is MKLQANFLCALTLFLSASFGMLHAQDNNVNTEFGVKGGFNMSNLVNNGDDVDDNNILYGFNAGVYATLPISDFVAIQPEVLFTTKGAKLEYSGAGFNGDAKFKLNYIEVPLLVRVNVTKNFNIHAGGYASYLVSSKVTGSGDIEFEQNIDRDDLAKFDAGIAAGVGVDFDPVSIGVRYNYGLTTVGKERTTLGTTYTFPDAKNSNLTLYLSYKLN, encoded by the coding sequence ATGAAATTACAAGCCAATTTTTTATGCGCCTTAACACTTTTTTTATCAGCTTCGTTTGGAATGCTGCACGCACAGGACAATAATGTAAACACCGAATTTGGGGTAAAAGGAGGATTCAATATGTCAAACTTAGTAAATAACGGAGATGACGTAGATGACAACAATATCTTATACGGATTTAATGCTGGGGTTTACGCTACACTTCCTATCTCTGACTTTGTAGCTATTCAGCCAGAGGTTTTATTCACTACTAAAGGAGCAAAACTAGAATACAGCGGTGCTGGATTTAATGGAGATGCAAAGTTCAAATTGAATTATATTGAAGTTCCATTGTTAGTTAGAGTAAATGTAACTAAGAACTTTAACATTCACGCGGGTGGTTATGCTTCTTATTTAGTTAGTTCTAAAGTAACTGGGAGCGGAGATATTGAATTCGAACAAAATATTGACAGAGATGACCTTGCCAAATTTGATGCAGGTATCGCAGCTGGTGTTGGAGTTGATTTTGATCCAGTTAGTATTGGCGTACGTTACAATTACGGTTTAACAACTGTTGGAAAAGAAAGAACCACTTTAGGAACAACTTACACATTTCCAGACGCAAAAAACAGCAATTTGACATTATATCTTTCGTATAAGTTAAATTAA
- a CDS encoding DUF4142 domain-containing protein, producing the protein MNKIHHLKTIFFKVFFLSAIIICSSSCKRINPIEKSLKNQSFAINEKEKTEVFFFISTANLSKGIISKSQIAQQKSSDVIVKQLSQRIEFRETQLLNEITRMANRKLIVITEINAMHKIDLYNLTDAKTNDFNDIYLNATKEALDDQIELFESISRETNDKKILELVLRYLPEQYKLLRETERLRKQNV; encoded by the coding sequence ATGAACAAAATTCACCATCTAAAGACTATCTTTTTTAAAGTCTTTTTCTTATCGGCGATAATCATTTGCAGCTCATCTTGCAAAAGAATAAATCCAATAGAAAAGTCTTTAAAGAATCAATCTTTTGCAATTAATGAAAAAGAAAAAACAGAAGTTTTCTTTTTTATTTCGACGGCGAATTTAAGTAAAGGAATTATTTCTAAAAGTCAAATTGCACAACAAAAAAGTTCAGACGTTATCGTAAAGCAATTAAGTCAGAGAATCGAATTCAGAGAAACGCAATTGCTAAATGAAATAACAAGAATGGCCAATAGAAAGCTCATTGTAATAACGGAAATCAATGCCATGCACAAAATAGACCTGTACAACCTAACTGATGCAAAAACAAATGATTTTAATGATATTTATTTAAACGCCACGAAAGAAGCTTTAGACGACCAGATTGAGTTATTTGAATCTATTTCAAGAGAAACAAATGATAAAAAAATCTTGGAATTAGTACTGCGATATCTGCCTGAACAATACAAACTTTTAAGGGAAACCGAAAGATTAAGAAAACAAAATGTATAA